A region of Nostoc sp. 'Peltigera membranacea cyanobiont' N6 DNA encodes the following proteins:
- a CDS encoding family 2B encapsulin nanocompartment shell protein, with protein MTESIESNLDVENEHPRLSLSTSAARNLATTTKSAPQMQGITSRWLLKLLPWVQTKGGTYRVNRRLTYTVGDGRLSFSNTGADVQVIPQELGELPLLRGFDNVEVLNALAGRFVQQEFAPGDTIVELGQPANQLFLIAHGKVDKIGVGKYDEQTVLGVLADGDYFGGQVLLESQSNWEFTAKAVTRTTVLVLPQQAFRELLNQSEALQAHVDGFRTRPEGQQNEYGEASIEVSSGHLGETELPGTFVDYELSPREYELSVAQTVLRVSTRVADLYNEPMNQTEQQLRLTIEALRERQEHELINNRQFGLLHNADLKQRIYTRSGPPTPDDLDELLATVWKEPAFFLAHPRTIAAFGREANRLGLYPQSIDLGGNRVPAWRGVPIFPCNKIPISNARTSSILLLRTGVEKQGVIGLHQTGIPDEYQPSLSVRFMGISEKAIISYLVTAYYSAAVLVPDALGILEDVQIGL; from the coding sequence ATGACAGAATCTATTGAGTCAAATTTGGATGTTGAGAATGAGCATCCCCGGCTGAGTTTGAGTACATCTGCTGCGCGTAACTTGGCGACGACGACCAAATCTGCACCGCAGATGCAGGGCATTACCTCACGGTGGTTGTTGAAACTGTTACCTTGGGTACAAACCAAGGGTGGTACTTATCGCGTAAACCGTCGGCTAACCTATACCGTAGGTGATGGGCGGTTGAGTTTCTCCAACACTGGAGCCGATGTACAGGTAATACCCCAGGAACTTGGTGAACTGCCATTGCTGCGAGGGTTTGACAACGTTGAAGTGTTGAATGCGTTGGCGGGTCGGTTTGTTCAGCAGGAGTTTGCCCCCGGTGACACGATTGTGGAGTTAGGCCAACCAGCCAATCAGCTTTTTCTGATCGCTCATGGCAAGGTGGACAAGATTGGTGTTGGCAAGTATGACGAACAGACCGTGCTGGGTGTGTTGGCTGACGGTGACTATTTTGGTGGTCAGGTGTTGCTAGAGTCGCAGAGCAATTGGGAATTCACAGCCAAAGCAGTTACCCGAACCACGGTATTAGTCCTACCACAACAGGCATTTCGGGAACTTCTCAACCAATCTGAGGCCCTACAAGCTCACGTCGATGGCTTCAGAACTCGCCCAGAAGGACAACAGAACGAGTACGGTGAAGCTTCCATTGAGGTAAGTTCAGGACATCTTGGGGAAACTGAATTGCCCGGAACCTTTGTAGATTACGAACTTTCACCCCGCGAATATGAATTGAGCGTTGCCCAAACCGTATTACGAGTGAGTACTCGGGTAGCGGATCTGTACAACGAACCAATGAATCAGACCGAACAACAATTACGGCTGACCATTGAGGCGTTGCGGGAACGTCAAGAACATGAATTGATCAACAACCGTCAATTCGGCTTGTTACACAACGCCGACCTCAAACAACGCATCTACACCCGTAGTGGCCCACCTACCCCCGACGACCTTGACGAACTGCTGGCCACGGTATGGAAAGAGCCGGCATTCTTCCTGGCTCACCCTCGCACGATCGCTGCCTTCGGTCGGGAGGCCAACCGCCTCGGTCTCTATCCACAAAGCATCGACCTGGGTGGCAACCGGGTACCTGCTTGGCGGGGCGTACCCATCTTTCCCTGCAACAAGATCCCCATTAGCAATGCCCGCACTAGTTCTATTTTGTTGCTCCGCACTGGTGTAGAAAAGCAAGGGGTGATTGGCTTACATCAAACTGGTATCCCTGACGAATACCAACCCAGTCTGTCTGTCCGATTCATGGGCATCAGCGAAAAGGCGATCATCTCTTATCTCGTTACCGCTTACTATTCAGCAGCCGTCCTCGTCCCTGATGCACTCGGTATCTTAGAAGACGTACAAATCGGCCTCTAA
- a CDS encoding family 2B encapsulin nanocompartment shell protein encodes MTDSIESNIDVENEHSRLTLSTAAARNLSTTTKSAPQMQGITSRWLLKMLPWVQTKGGTYRVNRRLTYTVGDGQLSFSNTGAEVQVIPQELGELPLLRGFDDVEVLNALASRFVQQEFAPGDIIVQSGQAANQLFLIAHGKVNKIAVGKYGEQPVLGVLADGDYFGGQVLLESQSSWQFTIQALTRTTVLALPQQAFRDLLNQSEALQAHVDRFRTRPQAPQNKYGEASIEVTSGHLGETELPGTFVDYELSPREYELSVAQTVLRVSTRVADLYNQPMNQTEQQLRLTIEALRERQEHELINNRQFGLLHNADLKQRIYTRTGPPTPDDLDELLTRRRKSKFFLAHPRTIAAFGRECNRLGIYSENIDLDGSMVSAWRGVPILPCDKIPISNTQTSSILVLRTGEEDQGVIGLHQTGIPDEYQPSLSVRFMGISEKAIISYLVTAYYSAAVLVPDALGILENVEIGR; translated from the coding sequence ATGACGGATTCTATTGAATCGAATATAGATGTTGAAAATGAGCATTCCCGGCTGACTTTGAGTACGGCTGCTGCCCGTAATTTATCTACGACAACTAAATCTGCACCACAGATGCAAGGTATTACCTCGCGGTGGTTGTTAAAGATGTTGCCGTGGGTGCAGACCAAGGGTGGCACTTATCGGGTAAACCGTCGGTTGACCTATACCGTGGGTGATGGGCAGTTGAGTTTCTCTAACACTGGAGCCGAGGTGCAGGTGATTCCCCAGGAACTTGGTGAGTTGCCGTTGCTGCGAGGATTTGACGACGTTGAAGTGTTGAATGCGTTGGCGAGTCGGTTTGTTCAGCAGGAATTTGCACCTGGTGACATCATAGTGCAGTCAGGTCAAGCAGCGAATCAGCTTTTTCTGATCGCACATGGCAAGGTGAACAAGATTGCTGTTGGCAAGTATGGTGAGCAGCCTGTGTTGGGTGTGTTAGCCGATGGCGATTATTTTGGTGGTCAGGTGTTGCTAGAGTCCCAGAGCAGTTGGCAGTTTACAATCCAAGCTTTGACTCGAACCACAGTATTGGCGCTACCACAACAGGCATTTCGGGATCTGCTCAACCAGTCCGAGGCGCTACAGGCTCATGTCGATCGCTTCAGAACCCGCCCACAAGCACCACAGAACAAGTATGGAGAAGCCTCCATTGAGGTGACATCGGGGCATCTCGGAGAAACTGAGTTGCCGGGAACCTTCGTAGATTACGAACTCTCACCCCGCGAATATGAGTTGAGCGTCGCCCAAACTGTCTTGCGAGTAAGTACTCGAGTGGCGGATCTGTATAATCAACCGATGAACCAGACCGAACAACAACTGCGGCTGACTATTGAGGCATTGCGGGAACGCCAAGAACACGAATTAATCAACAACCGTCAATTCGGTTTGTTACACAACGCCGACCTTAAACAGCGCATCTACACCCGTACCGGGCCACCCACCCCCGACGACCTCGACGAACTGCTGACTCGGCGGAGGAAGTCGAAATTCTTCCTGGCTCACCCCCGTACCATTGCGGCTTTCGGTCGGGAGTGCAATCGCCTCGGCATCTATTCAGAAAACATTGATTTGGACGGCAGTATGGTGTCCGCTTGGCGGGGCGTACCCATTCTTCCCTGTGATAAAATCCCCATCAGCAATACCCAGACTAGCTCCATCCTTGTACTCCGCACTGGCGAGGAAGACCAGGGCGTTATCGGCTTACATCAAACTGGTATCCCCGACGAATATCAACCCAGCTTGTCTGTCCGATTCATGGGCATCAGCGAAAAGGCCATCATCTCTTACCTCGTTACCGCTTACTATTCAGCAGCCGTCCTCGTCCCCGACGCACTCGGCATTCTCGAAAATGTTGAAATTGGGCGTTGA
- a CDS encoding NUDIX hydrolase: METKWLEWAQKLQAIAQNGLTYSEGPFDIERYKQLRAIATEIMATFSNVEHSYVLDLFSREIGYATPKVDVRAAIFQDNTILLVKERADGCWTLPGGWADIGESPSEVVVKEVYEESGYQARAIKLLAVYDRDKQGHPPFPFYVYKLFFHCEIIGGSPSSSIETEDVGFFAEDTLPELSIGRVTPRQITRLFHHYRNLDLPTDFD, from the coding sequence ATGGAAACTAAATGGCTGGAATGGGCACAAAAGTTGCAAGCGATCGCTCAAAATGGTCTAACCTATTCTGAAGGCCCTTTTGATATTGAACGCTATAAGCAATTACGAGCGATCGCCACAGAAATCATGGCGACTTTCTCGAATGTAGAACACAGTTATGTCCTCGATTTATTTAGCCGTGAAATCGGGTATGCAACTCCCAAGGTTGACGTGCGAGCAGCGATTTTTCAGGATAATACTATATTGTTAGTTAAAGAAAGAGCCGATGGCTGTTGGACTTTACCTGGTGGATGGGCTGATATTGGCGAGTCGCCCAGTGAAGTAGTTGTGAAAGAAGTATATGAAGAATCTGGATATCAAGCACGGGCTATCAAATTACTAGCAGTCTATGACAGAGATAAACAGGGACATCCCCCGTTTCCGTTTTATGTCTATAAGCTGTTTTTTCACTGTGAAATTATCGGTGGTTCTCCATCATCTAGTATTGAAACTGAAGATGTAGGTTTTTTTGCTGAAGATACTTTACCAGAACTTTCCATCGGACGGGTGACACCAAGACAAATCACCCGACTTTTCCACCATTACCGCAATCTAGATTTACCAACAGATTTTGATTGA
- a CDS encoding phosphoglycerate kinase — protein sequence MSKKSLASLSSADISGKRALVRVDFNVPVDDRGNITDDTRIRAALPTIQDLTQKGAKVILASHFGRPKGVDDKLRLTPVAKRLSELLGQEVIKTDDSIGDEVAAKVAALQNGQVLLLENVRFYPEEEKNDPEFAKKLAANADFYVNDAFGTAHRAHASTEGVTKFLSPSVAGYLVEKELQYLQNAIENPQRPLAAIIGGSKVSSKIGVIETLLEKCDKLIIGGGMIFTFYKARGLNVGKSLVEEDKLELAKSLEAKAKERGVALLLPTDVVLADNFAPDANSQTVSIENIPDGWMGLDIGPDSVKFFQEALADTKTVIWNGPMGVFEFDKFAAGTEAIAHTLAEIGKTGTTTIIGGGDSVAAVEKVGLADQMSHISTGGGASLELLEGKILPGIAALDDA from the coding sequence GTGTCCAAAAAAAGTTTAGCAAGTTTATCTTCGGCTGATATCTCTGGGAAACGTGCCTTAGTGCGGGTTGACTTTAATGTGCCTGTGGACGATCGAGGCAACATTACCGACGATACTCGCATTCGTGCCGCTCTACCAACCATCCAAGATTTGACGCAGAAGGGAGCTAAGGTCATTCTCGCCAGCCATTTTGGCCGTCCCAAGGGTGTGGATGACAAATTACGCCTAACTCCCGTTGCCAAGCGTCTGTCTGAGTTACTGGGGCAAGAAGTCATTAAAACTGATGACTCCATTGGTGATGAAGTTGCGGCTAAAGTTGCCGCACTGCAAAATGGCCAAGTGCTGTTACTAGAAAATGTCCGTTTTTATCCAGAAGAAGAGAAAAACGACCCAGAATTTGCGAAAAAATTGGCAGCTAATGCTGATTTTTATGTAAATGATGCTTTTGGGACTGCACACCGCGCCCATGCTTCTACTGAAGGTGTAACTAAATTCCTCAGCCCTTCTGTGGCTGGATATTTGGTTGAGAAGGAATTGCAATATCTGCAAAATGCCATTGAAAATCCCCAACGTCCTTTGGCGGCAATTATTGGCGGTTCCAAGGTTTCCAGCAAAATTGGCGTAATTGAAACGCTACTGGAGAAGTGCGACAAGCTAATCATTGGCGGTGGGATGATTTTCACCTTCTACAAAGCCCGTGGTTTGAATGTCGGTAAGTCGCTGGTGGAAGAAGACAAGCTGGAACTAGCGAAGTCTTTGGAAGCTAAGGCTAAGGAACGGGGTGTTGCTTTACTATTACCCACAGATGTGGTATTAGCAGATAATTTTGCCCCTGATGCAAATTCTCAAACCGTCAGCATTGAGAATATCCCTGATGGTTGGATGGGTTTAGATATTGGGCCAGACTCGGTGAAATTTTTCCAAGAAGCCCTTGCAGATACCAAAACGGTAATTTGGAACGGGCCAATGGGTGTGTTTGAGTTTGATAAGTTTGCAGCAGGTACGGAAGCGATCGCTCATACCCTCGCCGAAATCGGTAAAACTGGCACAACCACCATCATTGGCGGTGGTGACTCAGTAGCGGCTGTGGAAAAAGTTGGTTTAGCAGACCAAATGAGCCACATTTCCACTGGTGGCGGCGCTAGCTTAGAGTTACTTGAAGGCAAGATATTGCCCGGAATTGCGGCTTTAGATGATGCGTAA
- a CDS encoding universal stress protein yields the protein MFKTVLFPIDQSRETREAADVVTNVVKKYSSRLVLLSVVEEPPKDAPSADPMVSPEVVAKLLESAQSLFSGQGIQSEILERQGKPAFTICDVADEIGADLIIMGCRGLGLTEEGADDSVTTRVINLSPCPVLIVP from the coding sequence ATATTTAAGACAGTACTATTTCCGATCGATCAAAGCCGGGAAACGCGGGAAGCTGCTGACGTTGTTACCAACGTAGTCAAAAAGTACAGCAGTCGCTTGGTGCTGCTGTCTGTGGTAGAAGAACCACCAAAAGATGCGCCTAGTGCAGATCCGATGGTGTCACCAGAGGTAGTTGCTAAACTGCTAGAAAGCGCCCAATCTTTATTCTCTGGGCAAGGAATTCAATCCGAAATCTTGGAAAGGCAAGGTAAACCAGCTTTTACTATCTGCGATGTCGCTGATGAAATTGGGGCTGATTTAATTATCATGGGCTGTCGGGGGCTAGGCTTAACTGAAGAGGGAGCGGATGATAGTGTGACCACTCGTGTGATTAACCTTTCCCCTTGTCCAGTGCTGATTGTGCCTTAG